In Lagopus muta isolate bLagMut1 chromosome 20, bLagMut1 primary, whole genome shotgun sequence, the following proteins share a genomic window:
- the PITPNA gene encoding phosphatidylinositol transfer protein alpha isoform produces MVLIKEYRVILPVSVEEYQVGQLYSVAEASKNETGGGEGVEVLVNEPYERDGERGQYTHKIYHLQSKVPTFVRMLAPEGALNIHEKAWNAYPYCRTVITNEYMKDDFLIKIETWHKSDLGTQENVHTLDPDVWKNVEAIYIDIADRSQVLPKDYKAEEDPAKFKSVKTGRGPLGPNWKKELGKQTDCPYMCAYKLVTVKFKWWGLQNKIENFIQKQEKRLFTNFHRQLFCWLDKWVDLTMEDIRRMEDETKRQLDEMREKDPVKGMTAADD; encoded by the exons ATGGTGCTCATCAAGGAATA CCGTGTTATCCTGCCTGTGTCTGTGGAGGAG TATCAAGTGGGACAGCTGTATTCTGTGGCAGAAGCCAGTAAAAATGAAACTGGTGGAGGTGAAGGAGTAGAGGTCCTGGTGAATGAACCCTACGAGAGAGATGGAGAGCGTGGGCAGTACACACACAAGATCTACCACTTACAGAG CAAAGTGCCAACATTTGTGAGAATGCTGGCCCCTGAAGGAGCTCTGAATATACATGAAAAAGCTTGGAATGCCTATCCCTACTGCAGAACTG TTATAACT AATGAATATATGAAGGATGACTTCCTGATCAAAATTGAAACCTGGCATAAATCAGATCTTGGAACGCAAGAAAAT GTTCATACACTGGACCCAGATGTATGGAAGAATGTAGAAGCTATTTACATAGATATTGCTGATCGATCTCAAGTACTTCCCAAG GATTACAAGGCAGAGGAAGATCCAGCAAAATTTAAATCTGTCAAGACTGGACGTGGACCTCTGGGTCCCAACTGGAAG AAAGAGCTGGGGAAGCAGACAGACTGTCCATACATGTGTGCTTACAAATTGGTAACAGTCAAGTTCAAGTGGTGGGGTCTACAAAATAAGATTGAGAACTTTATTCAGAAG CAAGAAAAGCGTCTCTTCACAAACTTCCATCGGCAGCTCTTTTGCTGGCTTGATAAGTGGGTTGATCTGACTATGGAGGACATCCGTAGGATGGAGGACGAGACCAAGAGACAGCTGGATGAG